In a single window of the Pseudodesulfovibrio profundus genome:
- the metK gene encoding methionine adenosyltransferase produces MQIEGKYLFTSESVTEGHPDKVADQISDAILDAIIGQDPMARVACETLVTTGMAFIAGEISTSAYADFPEIVRDTIKSIGYNSADNMGFDWETCAVISSIDKQSPDIAQGVDRQKPEEQGAGDQGMMFGFATNETPTLMPTPIYYAHKLSKRLTDVRKEGVLDYLRPDGKTQVCVQFDNGKPVRIDNVVVSSQHAEGVELAQLQEDILREVVLKTLPENLIDENLKSYINPTGRFVIGGPVGDCGLTGRKIINDTYGGAGAHGGGAFSGKDPSKVDRSGAYMARYVAKNVVAAGLAEQCEVQIAYAIGVAEPVSVVVCSRGTGQVSDEQLTKAVTEVFDMRPYYILERLNLRHPIFQKSTNYGHFGRELPEFSWEQTDAVDDLRTACKI; encoded by the coding sequence ATGCAGATTGAAGGTAAATACCTGTTCACTTCCGAATCCGTGACTGAAGGTCACCCCGACAAAGTCGCTGACCAGATTTCCGATGCCATCCTGGATGCCATCATTGGTCAGGACCCCATGGCTCGCGTAGCTTGCGAAACCCTGGTCACCACCGGCATGGCTTTCATCGCCGGCGAAATCTCCACTTCCGCCTACGCTGATTTCCCCGAAATCGTCCGCGACACCATCAAATCCATCGGCTACAACTCTGCCGACAACATGGGCTTTGACTGGGAAACCTGCGCTGTTATTTCCTCCATCGACAAGCAGTCCCCGGATATCGCACAGGGTGTCGATCGCCAGAAGCCCGAAGAACAGGGCGCAGGCGACCAGGGCATGATGTTCGGTTTCGCTACCAACGAAACCCCGACCCTGATGCCCACCCCCATCTACTACGCTCACAAGCTTTCCAAGCGTCTTACCGACGTCCGCAAGGAAGGCGTTCTCGACTACCTGCGTCCTGACGGAAAGACCCAGGTCTGTGTCCAGTTCGACAACGGCAAGCCCGTTCGCATCGACAACGTGGTTGTTTCCTCCCAGCACGCTGAAGGCGTTGAGCTGGCTCAGTTGCAGGAAGACATCCTCCGCGAAGTCGTGCTGAAGACCCTGCCCGAGAATCTGATCGATGAGAATCTCAAATCCTACATCAACCCCACCGGTCGTTTCGTTATCGGCGGCCCTGTCGGCGACTGCGGTCTGACCGGTCGCAAAATCATCAACGACACCTACGGTGGCGCCGGTGCTCACGGCGGTGGCGCATTCTCCGGTAAAGACCCGTCCAAGGTTGACCGCTCCGGCGCATACATGGCCCGCTACGTTGCCAAAAACGTTGTCGCTGCCGGTCTGGCCGAACAGTGCGAAGTACAGATCGCTTACGCCATCGGCGTTGCCGAGCCTGTCTCCGTCGTGGTTTGCTCCCGCGGCACCGGTCAGGTATCCGACGAGCAGCTCACCAAAGCGGTCACCGAAGTATTCGACATGCGTCCTTACTACATCCTTGAGCGCCTGAACCTGCGTCATCCCATCTTCCAGAAATCCACCAACTACGGCCACTTCGGTCGCGAGTTGCCTGAATTCTCCTGGGAACAGACTGACGCTGTCGACGATCTTCGCACTGCCTGCAAGATCTAG
- the panD gene encoding aspartate 1-decarboxylase — protein sequence MAQRCFLSAKIHGVTITCANLEYRGSLSIDTKLMKEVGILPYEQVDVYNMDNGERLTTYAIPGAPGEICLNGAAAHKGKVGERVIIATYMWLDETEAKTRKPRVIVAGKDNTVDEILECDLNPDF from the coding sequence TTGGCTCAACGCTGCTTTCTGAGCGCCAAGATTCACGGCGTCACCATAACCTGCGCTAACCTGGAATACCGGGGTAGCCTCTCCATCGACACCAAGTTGATGAAAGAAGTTGGAATCCTGCCGTATGAGCAGGTGGACGTATATAATATGGACAACGGAGAACGTTTGACCACCTACGCCATTCCCGGCGCTCCCGGCGAGATTTGTCTCAACGGAGCTGCCGCACACAAGGGCAAAGTGGGCGAACGCGTCATCATCGCCACCTATATGTGGCTGGATGAAACCGAGGCGAAGACCCGAAAGCCCCGCGTTATCGTTGCTGGCAAAGACAACACGGTCGACGAAATCCTTGAGTGCGACCTCAATCCCGATTTCTAG
- the panC gene encoding pantoate--beta-alanine ligase, which translates to MQILTDPKTLQAKCLEWRKAGLTIGLVPTMGFFHEGHLALMEKARPLCDKLIVSLFVNPTQFGENEDLDKYPHDFDGDKAKAQSMGTDLLFAPAPGDMYDNDHATWIDVPELGEHLCGAARPGHFRGVCTVVTKLFMLSQADVAVFGQKDWQQLAIIRRMVRDLNIPIRLVGHEIVREADGLALSSRNAYLTESERAAAPAIRQGLLKIAESVTNGERDAETIKELLRREYTTNLPDGRVDYIEVVDPDAITPVSEATSTVLVAVAVHLGKARLIDNILIEV; encoded by the coding sequence ATGCAAATACTGACTGATCCAAAAACACTGCAAGCCAAATGCCTTGAGTGGCGGAAAGCGGGCCTGACAATAGGCCTGGTTCCGACCATGGGGTTTTTCCATGAAGGCCACCTCGCACTCATGGAAAAAGCGCGTCCGTTGTGTGACAAACTGATCGTTTCGCTTTTCGTCAATCCGACACAGTTCGGAGAGAATGAAGACCTCGACAAGTACCCGCACGACTTCGACGGCGACAAGGCCAAGGCCCAGTCCATGGGCACGGACCTCTTGTTCGCACCGGCTCCAGGCGACATGTACGACAACGACCACGCCACGTGGATCGATGTCCCCGAGTTGGGAGAGCATCTGTGTGGTGCTGCCAGACCGGGCCATTTCCGGGGCGTGTGTACCGTGGTTACCAAATTGTTCATGCTCTCTCAGGCAGACGTGGCCGTCTTCGGCCAGAAGGACTGGCAGCAGCTCGCCATCATCCGGCGCATGGTCAGGGATCTCAACATCCCGATCCGCCTTGTCGGACACGAAATCGTTCGCGAAGCTGACGGCCTGGCCCTGAGCTCGCGCAACGCCTACCTGACGGAATCCGAACGGGCTGCGGCCCCGGCCATCCGGCAGGGACTGCTCAAGATAGCCGAGTCCGTTACCAACGGAGAACGGGACGCGGAGACCATCAAGGAACTTCTGCGCCGCGAATATACTACCAACCTGCCCGATGGACGGGTAGATTACATTGAGGTTGTCGATCCCGACGCCATTACGCCGGTATCCGAGGCAACCAGCACGGTATTGGTTGCTGTGGCCGTCCATTTGGGCAAGGCCCGGCTGATAGATAACATTCTGATAGAGGTGTAA
- a CDS encoding GGDEF domain-containing protein, whose amino-acid sequence MRTINDIFADGYLSFTPQELIDFEHTIKDCINEFLPFSSYSLFFPRERYEDIPDPEYRAEDKELILPLIFQGEMLCFFIAKGVRLKAPSTEPKYLMSLASNVLEKIALYKKGVTDPLTGLFSRDYFLDELGKSIDQVQGCIDTGTCATGVESREVDMAFTGTLGVLFLDLDGFQWINEQYGYLTGDDILSEVGRLLQKLCPKYTTVARFSNDKFAILVPDAKPRATFQLSEVIRSGISKLSFVDDITNDTITITGSIGFVNYPQGLEGAQFRRALSEQSRMLVRKARKGVAVAKDQGRNRVFGYGDILSKGGRVIEVLPMNRMVVSLGETCGAKEGQRFLVRAPKSGAAASAHLTADERLAGRYPAMYKGEVVLVEVQNEIALAEVLSLGDVSTNIDPGDRLTIVSGENSLFSDATASKGDKVRKDAATNLYNYSDFISNFSTARLTPESFGLSLIRVLDQPAESDDGYQEAMDRLIADVGALARGVVGDTAFGGRFGLNGMIFFQEDVDREVLMERSLEIEKRVRETYGVKVAVGSSCYPFLNFDRADILDNCRKALEHAVLLPDPKVAVFDSISLNLSADRRFMDGDVYGAIEEFKLALVDDEKNLLARNSLGICYAQLGKYEEARQYFEEVITYDQSDILALYNLGWANHRLNNLQKAEEAYRLCLEVEPEHVYSLMRLGTLEENGGRLDEAMELYLRAAEQDGGERMVLRPLARVAYKKGDIEGTREYLHLALNADHNDHQAMHMLAKLYLDQGEDPQIAEVLARQSSALSPSKDAYWDVLVEALEAQGKGEEAAKVAARAAG is encoded by the coding sequence ATGCGAACAATTAATGACATCTTCGCTGACGGATACCTGTCGTTCACTCCCCAGGAGTTGATCGATTTCGAGCACACCATCAAAGACTGTATCAATGAGTTTCTGCCATTTTCATCATACAGTCTTTTCTTCCCTCGGGAGCGGTACGAGGACATTCCTGATCCGGAATATCGGGCCGAAGACAAGGAACTGATTCTGCCCCTGATCTTTCAGGGCGAGATGTTATGCTTTTTTATCGCCAAGGGCGTTCGGCTCAAGGCGCCTTCAACTGAACCTAAATACCTCATGTCCCTGGCCAGCAACGTGCTGGAGAAGATTGCCCTGTACAAGAAAGGGGTCACTGATCCGTTGACCGGCCTGTTCTCGCGGGACTATTTCCTCGATGAATTGGGAAAGTCCATTGATCAGGTGCAAGGCTGCATTGATACGGGAACCTGCGCCACTGGGGTGGAGAGTCGGGAAGTGGACATGGCGTTCACCGGCACGCTGGGGGTGCTGTTTCTCGATCTGGATGGATTCCAGTGGATCAATGAGCAGTACGGCTACCTGACCGGCGATGACATACTCTCCGAAGTGGGGCGCCTGCTCCAGAAGCTCTGCCCGAAATATACGACGGTGGCCCGTTTTTCCAACGACAAGTTCGCCATTCTGGTGCCGGATGCGAAACCCCGTGCCACGTTCCAGTTGTCCGAAGTGATCCGTTCGGGCATCAGCAAGCTTTCTTTCGTGGATGATATAACCAACGACACCATCACAATCACTGGTTCCATCGGGTTCGTGAATTACCCACAGGGGCTTGAAGGCGCTCAGTTCCGGCGGGCGTTGTCCGAGCAGTCCAGAATGTTGGTGCGCAAAGCGCGAAAGGGTGTTGCCGTAGCCAAGGATCAGGGACGTAACCGAGTCTTCGGGTATGGGGATATTCTTTCCAAGGGCGGACGCGTCATTGAAGTGCTGCCCATGAACAGGATGGTTGTCTCTCTGGGCGAGACCTGTGGTGCCAAGGAGGGGCAGCGGTTTCTGGTGCGAGCACCGAAATCCGGGGCTGCGGCTTCGGCCCATCTGACAGCAGATGAACGCCTCGCGGGTCGTTATCCGGCCATGTACAAGGGCGAAGTGGTCCTTGTCGAAGTGCAGAACGAAATTGCACTGGCCGAGGTGCTTTCTCTAGGCGATGTCAGCACAAACATTGATCCCGGTGATCGCCTGACCATTGTCTCCGGCGAGAACTCCCTCTTCTCCGACGCTACCGCATCCAAGGGTGACAAGGTGCGCAAGGACGCCGCAACAAATTTATATAATTACAGTGATTTCATATCCAATTTTTCCACGGCACGGCTGACACCAGAGTCCTTCGGTCTTTCCCTTATCCGGGTGCTGGACCAGCCCGCTGAATCCGATGACGGGTATCAGGAGGCCATGGATCGGCTCATTGCCGATGTCGGCGCACTGGCCCGTGGCGTTGTCGGTGATACGGCTTTCGGTGGTCGTTTCGGCCTGAACGGCATGATCTTCTTCCAGGAAGATGTGGACCGGGAAGTGTTGATGGAGCGCTCACTTGAAATTGAAAAACGGGTGCGCGAAACATATGGCGTGAAGGTGGCAGTTGGTTCCTCCTGTTACCCGTTCCTTAATTTCGATCGGGCCGACATCCTCGACAACTGTCGGAAAGCATTGGAGCATGCCGTGCTGCTGCCTGATCCCAAAGTCGCGGTTTTTGATTCCATTTCATTGAACCTTTCCGCTGACCGGCGGTTCATGGATGGCGATGTGTACGGCGCCATCGAAGAATTCAAGCTGGCCCTGGTCGATGACGAGAAAAACTTGCTGGCACGCAACTCACTGGGCATCTGCTATGCGCAGCTTGGTAAATATGAGGAAGCGCGACAATATTTCGAAGAGGTCATCACCTATGACCAAAGCGACATCCTCGCCCTCTACAATCTGGGGTGGGCCAATCACCGACTGAACAACCTGCAGAAAGCGGAAGAAGCCTACAGGCTATGCCTGGAGGTCGAGCCGGAACACGTCTACTCGCTCATGCGTCTTGGAACGCTGGAGGAGAACGGCGGGCGGCTTGATGAAGCCATGGAACTGTACTTGCGGGCCGCCGAGCAGGATGGTGGCGAGCGCATGGTGCTCCGCCCTCTGGCCAGAGTCGCTTACAAAAAAGGCGACATCGAAGGTACGCGCGAGTATCTGCACCTCGCCCTGAATGCCGATCACAACGATCATCAGGCTATGCACATGCTGGCGAAGCTCTATCTCGATCAGGGAGAAGATCCGCAAATTGCGGAGGTCTTGGCTCGCCAATCCTCAGCCCTGTCCCCGAGCAAAGATGCCTATTGGGATGTTCTTGTGGAAGCACTGGAAGCTCAGGGGAAAGGCGAAGAGGCCGCCAAGGTAGCGGCTCGGGCTGCCGGGTAG